Sequence from the Ziziphus jujuba cultivar Dongzao chromosome 9, ASM3175591v1 genome:
ccaaattttaatttagacctTCTAATTAcaactttttttcaattgagtGCCTCAATTTGATTTTAGCTTCAATTTAGGTCCACATTTTTCAATCATGTTTAGTCATATACTTgatctttaaataaatttagttttgtgttaccaaaaagtaaaataaatgtaaataaataaataaatatagttcTATACAATGGAATTGGATATGCAGTAAGCGGCTTTGAGGCATTTTGGTGTTTTCACATGATTGGCTACATTTGCTGATGCCTTggagactttttctttttgggtttattattattattattattttcaaatcacAGTTCTTCCTTATTCTACCTAACAAACATTTAaagtaaaccaaaaatgacaaaaatcaAAAGTTAAAAACCAAAGCGACACTTTAACTTTTTCTAATTTGATAAAAActtaaacacataaaatatcttACTCCTTGTTCAAGCCCAGTACCATCCGATTTATGTGCCTTGATCATAAGGAGTACCCACAGACGGTAAGTAGGCTTCCTATTGTTTGTTCTCACTACAAAACCATTTTTTAATGCATATTTAGATATTCTCTAGCAAGACACTAACAATGACATTATAGCAGTTCTTCTATTTACTTATCTACCATCTTCCTACAGATTATTATCGATAATCATTTTATAACTTCCTAagtttgtcaaaaaaataaaaataaatatactgcGCTTAATGTTGTTATTTGCCATtcatttattatgtttatttagaGAAGGTAATGCTGCCGTGCAGACATTCAAACACACTGTAAAACACTTGCCCAATAAACCATATGGAATGTTATGTACAAACTAAAAGAATACTTTATAATAAATTACTAATAATTACAATGCCTTTTTAACTTAGCGCTCCATACATATGCCCATTCTTTCTTAGACTTGGAACAAATGAGTAcatgaaattaaacaaaatcaaGAGTGCAGGTTACCAAATTCAATGCTTAACAGCTGGAAATCTCGTGTACCGGATGAACTACATGAACCTACATCGTCCATTTCTATATGGATGTATGCCGCGTCAATTACTACTCTACATGATTCTATTTTTTCATCCCCAACAAAAACAGAACAATTCTTGTACAGACCCTCTTTCGGTGCAAGATTTAACAAAGACAACTTCGAAGCAGACACTTTGTTTCTACTGAAAGTAAATGGTTCCTGAGATTTTGCCATCAATATGAGTCGATGCGGACGACCCAAAAGCTCTGATACATATTTCATATCTCCTACAGCAAGGGCACGACGAACACGAGTAGACGAGACTTGCCCCCTATCTTTCAAATCACTAGAGTTTGTATTTTGGGAATAGTGATTTCTGTCCATAACTGAATTTATTATGTAAGCCCCCATATTGTATTCTTTACATAGCCTCACAAGTTCTGATGCATCACCACTAGCTTTGTACCCAAATCGATAGTTTTCACCTACCAGAGTTCAGCCattgcaaatatattttaataaaagattaaaaaaaaaaaaaatccactttgACTTGAGGAATTATAGGACAATATGcaatcaaaatcttcaaccaatttACCAGCTACAACTCCACGCACTCCTAGATCTTTGGATAATTTCTCAACAAATTCTTGAGGTGTGAGATGCCGAACACTTGAAAAATCAATGTGAAACTCAGCAGGGGCGATGTTACCACAATATGGGGCCCAAGAGGACAGCACTCGCTTCCGATCACATTTGGCAACTATAGGAGCCCTGTTCAGtttgtataaaattaaattaacaaaaagcaTTGTGGTTAAACCTTGGAGATCTACAATAATGCTAATGGGGAAAGGGAATTGCAATAGGGCAACCAAGATTCTAATTTTTGAAACAAAGGCATACAAAATGATGCGAATCACgtttattaacaaaattgagcatgatgaaataaaataaaaaatagatataaaaaacaGATAAGGAAAAGGGAaactaaaatgataataaaagacaaacaaaaaagaaaaaaattctcaatGCTTGCACCttgtttatttgaaaataaaacagaCAAAAGAATAAGTTCTATAGCCCCACATCCTATACTTGAAATACACTTTTATCCAACTTTCCAAAAGGTCAACAAATTAACTAAAAGATGGAGAGAAAAAGCAAAGTTCCACCAGAAATTATCAAGGAAGCTTGAAACCAAACAACTTGGGTTTCACAAAAAGTCAAACCCAAATTGGCATCATTTTTAGGAGCTCTATTTCCTTAACTTTTTTCACCcttttaatttccttcaaagCTAAGCGCTCACTTTTGGGCCCAGGAAGGAGTGGAGAAGATTCCTTAGACATAGGAGTTGAGAAGAGAGATGTCTATGGATATCAGAAAGATCAATCTTTTAAATATGACTGAATAAGAtaacttattttctttttatttggatatcaTTGCTCCCAGAATTTTAAGTGATTAGGAAATGAACACATACAAGCACCGATATTCCACCTATAGATGACATAGTAATAGAAACAAATTCGTACCTTATGTTGAATAACAACTTATCACAAACGGCATCATGAGGATTTGAATATAAAACTAGTCATAAAATCTAGACTTTGATACCATCTTAACGTACTATTACTAATATATAACTACAGATTAAATCTAAAAGTTTAATCTGTTAGGAAGTATCTGACTAATATCAAGCAAATCAAACATAGTGTTCTTGGGAAAGTACCGAGCTTTCACTGTAAGCATGGAAGGAAATACAATTCACCAGATAATATACATTCCATGGTACTCACAAAATAGAATGAGCACTTTAACATagtttaacaaaatattatgcTTTTGCAGACTGAAACCCTTCTcaaccaaacaaaacaaacaatataaaaaacgAAAAGACAGTAAATAAAGATAAGTCAAGCACTGTCAATCACAAAATAGAAATTCAATCAGTGGTTAGCCTTAAATAGAAGAAAGAGACCAGGAGTTAACAAAGAGAGGGCATACAAAGCAATAATACCTAGGTTCCCAACCAAGTACTTCTGCCATTCCAACAAATGACAAAAGAAATGGCGATCCAATCTTTGATGCTTGGATTGCAAGTTCTCGATGACCAATGTGAAGGGCATCAAACTTTCCTAGAGCAACAATTCCTCCTAGTTATGAAGACCAAAAAATTGTAAGTTACATATATAGAAGAgaatatacacatacataaaaGATACCTTAATAATCAATCACATACTAAAACTCCCACATACAAATATAGGTATGGGCACATACCAATATGGATGAATATAACCAAGCTTGTGATTCCAATATCTCAGAAGATGACTACATTGACAACTAGTTGTACTTAACCAGCACAGAGTAATGACAGCAAGTGCATAAGGCCAAAAAGTTATTTGAATTTTCTAACAGCCAATAAAGTTGATAAAAGGAAAGTGGGGAACATCTTTCCAGTAATACAATGAACATAATCATCATGATAAAACATGACCAATACATGGAGAAGGCTAAGGGATGACCAGATGAGAAGTCTTCTAACAGAAAGAGTGATAGAAGACAAGAAATTAAGATATTCAGTATAGATtgcaatttataatatataaactaacCATACAAGTTATAAGAATGCACAATAGATATTGTCTGAATGACAAGATTGCAAAACTTATCAAGAGGCATAcaacttaataaaatataatgtcaCAATGTTCTCtccatttggaaaaaaataaaataaaactacttattacgagccaaaaaaatgaagaaagggATTGAATGCAACAAGGCAACTTGTCACACTAACTGTACTAAGATACCTTGATATATCAATCACATACAAAAattcccaaacaaaaatataggcaTGTCACATACCAATATGGATGAATATAACCAAACTTTTCATTCCAATATTTCAGAAAGATGAATATACTCACAACTAGTACTTAATCGGCACAGAATAATGACACCAAGTGCATAGGGCCAAAAGGCTGTTTGAATTTTCTAAAATCCAAGAAAGTCAATAAAAGGAAGCATGGAATATCTTTCCAGTTATTAAAATGCACAAAATCATCATGATAAGAATCACAAATAACATGGAGAAGACTAAAGGATGACTTGATGAAAAGTCTTCTAACAGAAAGACAGATAGGGGACAAGAAATTAAGATATTCAGCATACATTTCAATTTCTAATATACAAAGAATATCCAAATTATTCATACAAGTTATATGAATGCAGAATACATATAGTGTCATAACATTATCAAGTCACATACAACTTTATCAAGACTTTTCAAGAGGTATACaactttattaaaatataatgtcACAATATTCTATCCATTtgagtaaaaaataaaactaaactaAACTTATTACAAGccaaaaaatgaagaaaggGATTAACTGCAACAAGGCAACTTGTCACACTAGCTGCAATACCATTCAGACAGTTTATAAATTTGCAAAATCAAAATCGCTTATGGTGCAAACTCAAagaagtaaaatttttaaatttgcctTGTAGTATTATACTTAATCAAAGTTTCACTGTGAGTACACTAGGAATTGTAAAACTTGATCAGACAGGACAGCTCAGCGAGATTTTAAAGAATCCTTATTATATTTGGAGGCTGATTTCAAGGgacagagggagagagagacagggacccaaaaaaaaaaaaaaaagagagagagagagaaagagagaaagccaTCTTTATGTCTAGGTAAGCTCATGGAAAAATTTAATTGGAACCACATCAATTTTTCAGAGTTAAATGTTGAATTTGATAGAGCCCTATTTAATTTTGGAGGCTGAtttcaagaagaaaaagatatatttatGTAAAGGGCAAGCTTTTGAAAATACTTAGTCGGAACTAGATCAATGTTTCAGAGTTAGCTGTATAATTTGATAACAGCCCTAAATGGTTACTTTGGCAACTAAATCAAGATGATTGTGAAAGGAGACAAATTTTAGATTGCAGATTTCTATCTCCACTATCTGTGTAGTTTACTATGAGACCACTCTTTTGTGATAAATTTTAAGCAAAAAGATGAATTTACGGATTTACTTGAAACACAGAAACAAATATGGCAACACGAAAGAGTATATCAACAGCCAATGCATGTCGTCCAAAAAgcaagacgaagaagaagaaagcaacAACTAGTGCATGACATGGTACTTCAACAAACAGACAAAAGGAATTCCAACACAGAGAACACTCACCACAACAAATTCTGGCTTTATGACTAATGTTTTAGTCATGATTCCAATTTCATAATTAAACATGTAGTATTAGTGTCCAATATTAAGGTTCATCCCTAAGCTCATAAGAAGAAACATTACTTTTCACTAAATGACTAATACATTGAgcccttttccttttcttccatcTGGAGCCATAACTTGGtgctattttttcaaattaatgacCAAAAATTGGGGTTATTTGTGATTACATAGTTAAATggtgaataaaaattaaaattttcttggtGACAAAAGGAATGCATCAGAGTGACCATTTTTACTTCTTGacaaaaactttaatttaaacaaaacaaTGTTGTTTAAAACCTCCCTCTTAGCTTTCAAGGGTTGATATTAATTTGTCAGGGGTGTGGCTCAAATCGATTTCTCTTTTGCAAAAATTATGTTATATAGACAGTTTCTCAATTGCTAACTCTTAATCCCTTACTCCATAACAGGCACAGCAGTGCTGCAACGTTGGGTTGTTGATGTCAAAAAGTGGTGCTCTGTTTTTTCCTTGCGGGAGGCACCTCTAAAACCACTGCACCATTGTTGGCCACCACCAATGGAGACACCTCTAGACACTCAGCCTTCCAATCTCCACCTCTATTTTGGGGAGAGTGGTCCTACCATGGCCCTCTCGTGTACCAAGCCAAGgcattttttcttcatttcttattcttttccttctttttttttttttttttttcaattattatggGAATTTTGGGCTTTAGGTTTTATTTTCAGTAGAGTAGTTGTTGACTGGGAAAGAATGAAAGCTACATGTAATTAGGGACACTTGGTAAGCGTTTTGTGCTTTTTCATTAGGTTACagttgttgaattttgaaaattgtctCTTTTTGGTTTCTTAGAAAACTAGCAAAGATAAACTCACAAACAACGAATTAACTTTGTGACAAACAAAATGGTGAaagaatctatatttttatacaattaTAGATGATAAAGTTGGTGACCATCTTGTAATTCCTTTGACAGTTAATTTCAGTATTCTTGGTAATTTCAGTGTTTTTGCGATATCTTtacttcatctttttttttttttttttaaattactatgGGAATTTTGGGCTTTAGGTTTTATTT
This genomic interval carries:
- the LOC107427626 gene encoding FAD synthetase 1, chloroplastic isoform X2; translated protein: MVSPAPALLSRSYALPNGGCLVAPNENLRRLAARCSHFQITRSGFGGLNQSPKVLNVPSEGLSPVAGGIVALGKFDALHIGHRELAIQASKIGSPFLLSFVGMAEVLGWEPRAPIVAKCDRKRVLSSWAPYCGNIAPAEFHIDFSSVRHLTPQEFVEKLSKDLGVRGVVAGENYRFGYKASGDASELVRLCKEYNMGAYIINSVMDRNHYSQNTNSSDLKDRGQVSSTRVRRALAVGDMKYVSELLGRPHRLILMAKSQEPFTFSRNKVSASKLSLLNLAPKEGLYKNCSVFVGDEKIESCRVVIDAAYIHIEMDDVGSCSSSGTRDFQLLSIEFGNLHS
- the LOC107427626 gene encoding FAD synthetase 1, chloroplastic isoform X1; amino-acid sequence: MVSPAPALLSRSYALPNGGCLVAPNENLRRLAARCSHFQITRSGFGGLNQSPKVLNDDRAVPSEGLSPVAGGIVALGKFDALHIGHRELAIQASKIGSPFLLSFVGMAEVLGWEPRAPIVAKCDRKRVLSSWAPYCGNIAPAEFHIDFSSVRHLTPQEFVEKLSKDLGVRGVVAGENYRFGYKASGDASELVRLCKEYNMGAYIINSVMDRNHYSQNTNSSDLKDRGQVSSTRVRRALAVGDMKYVSELLGRPHRLILMAKSQEPFTFSRNKVSASKLSLLNLAPKEGLYKNCSVFVGDEKIESCRVVIDAAYIHIEMDDVGSCSSSGTRDFQLLSIEFGNLHS